Genomic window (Paraburkholderia phenazinium):
ATGCGGTGGCAAAGCTGTACGCGTACTGGATCACCGTCAATTATCGCGAAGCGTACGGCATGTATGCGTGCAACGGGATTCTCTTCAACCACGAATCGCCGGTGCGCGGCGAGACCTTCGTGACGCGCAAGATCACGCGCGCCATTGCCCGCATTGCGGTAGGGCTGCAGGACGACATGTACCTCGGCAATCTGTCCGCGCTGCGCGACTGGGGTCACGCGCGCGATTACGTCGAGATGCAATGGATGATGCTGCAACAGGACACGCCGGAAGATTTCGTGATCGCCACCGGGCAGCAGTACAGCGTGCGCGAGTTCATCCAGGCAGCCGCGGGCGAACTGGGCGTGACGGTGCGCTTCGAGGGCGAAGGCGTCGACGAGGTGGGGGTGGTCGACAAGGTGGAAGGCAAGGAGACGCGCCTGTCGCCGGGCGATGTGATCGTGCGGGTCGATCCGCGCTACTTCCGGCCGACCGAAGTGCAAACGCTGCTGGGCGATCCGTCCAAGGCGCATGCACGACTGGGCTGGCGACCGTCGACGTCGTTCCAGACGCTCGTCAAGGAAATGGTGCGCTCGGACTTCCAGATTGCGCGCCGCGACGCGCTCGTCACGCTGGCCGGCTTCAAGGCCCTTGAACATCACGAGTAACGGCCATGGACAAGAGCGCGCGCATTTTCGTGGCAGGCCATCGCGGCATGGTCGGCTCGGCCCTCGTACGCCGTCTGCGAACCGACGGCTACAGCGCAATCCTGACGAGGACCCACGCCGAGCTCGACCTGCTCGATCAGGCGGCGGTGCGCCGTTTCTTCGCCGCCGAAGCGGTGGACGTGGTGTTGCTGGCGGCCGCGCGAGTGGGCGGCATTCTCGCCAATTCGACGCAGCCGGCCGACTTCATCTATCAGAACCTGGCGATCGAAACCAATGTGATCCATGCCGCGTATCAGGCGGGCGTGACGCAACTGGTGTTCTTCGGCTCGTCGTGCATTTACCCCAAGGCGTGTGCGCAGCCTATCGAAGAAGCGTATCTGCTGAGTTCGGCGCTCGAGTCCACCAACGAGCCGTACGCGATTGCCAAGATCGCCGGCCTGAAGCTGTGCGAGGCCTATAACCGCCAGTACGGCACGAAGTACATCGCCTTGATGCCGACCAACCTCTACGGCCCGAACGACAACTACGACCTGCACAACAGCCATGTGCTGCCGGCCCTGATCCGCAAGGCCCATGAGGCCAAGCTGCGCGGCGACGCGACGCTGACGGTGTGGGGCACCGGCACGCCGCGGCGCGAGTTCCTGCATGTCGACGACCTCGCCGCGGCCACCGCGTTCGTGCTGGAGCAAGGCGTTCCCGATGGTCTCCTGAACGTCGGCGTGGGCGAAGACCTGTCGATTCGCGAGCTGGCGCAGCGAGTGGCGCAAGCGGTTGGCTTTCACGGCGAGATCGTGTTCGACACCTCGAAGCCGGACGGCACGCCGCGCAAGCTGCTCGACGTCTCGCGCCTCGCACGCCTCGGCTGGCGGGCCCGCATCGGTCTGATGGAAGGGATCGAAGCCACCTATCTGGACTTTGTCGAACGCTTCGGCGCAAGCATGCTCTCCGAAGGGACGGTCTGATATGGTGGCGAATTCCGTGACGATTTTCCATAACGTGGTCTGGTCGCGTCACAAGGGCGTGGTGTTTTCGGCCCTGTACTCGATCTCGGCGGCGAGCTCGATCAAATATTCTATCGTACAGATTTCGGATACCGAAACGTTTCGGATCGGTTTCTCCGATGTGGATTATTCCTACCACCGCTATCCGATGCGCAAGCTGTTCGACGGCTGCTACGAGGATGTGCCGCACTGGCGCATGATGTGGCGCCTCACGCTCGAAGTCCTGAAGACCCGCGCTGACCTCGTCGTGCTGCCCGGCTATCACCGGCCGGAGTATTGGGCCATGCTGCTCGCCTGCATCGTCACAGGCAAGCGGCGCGCCGTGTTCTGCGATTCGACCGGGCGCGATCGTCCGCGCCGCATGCTGACCTCGGTTCCGAAGCGGGTGTTTTTCTCGCTGTGCGACGGCTATTTCGGCTTCGGCGAGCGCAGCCGCGAATACCTGATGTCGCTCGGCGCCAAGCGCGAACGCATCTTCGTACCTTGCCAGGCGGCGGCGCTGCCGTGGTCGTTCGTGCCCGAGCGTGCGGTCGCCGACCGCGTCGCCGCGCGGGCCGGCGAGCGTCCGGTGTTTCTGTTCGTCGGCCGCCTGTCGCAGGAAAAGGGCATCGACGCGCTGCTCGAAGCGTTCGCGGACGTGAAGCAACAGATACCGGCGGCGAAACTGCGCATCGTCGGCACCGGGCCGCTCGCCGATCCGTTGCAACAGAAGGTGACCGAAGCCCGCTTGAGGGATGGGGTGTGCTTCCTCGGCAGCCTGCAGGACGAAGCCCTGTCGCGCGAGTATTTCGCCGCCGCCTGCCTCGTGTTGCCGAGCCTCAGCGAACCGTGGGGGCTGGTCGTGAACGAGGCGCTGAACCACGGTTGCCCAGCGGTCGTCAGCGACAACTGCGGTTGCGTGCCGGAACTCGTGATCGACGGCGTCACCGGTTATGCGTTCAGGTCGGGCGATGTTGCGTCGCTGCGCCGTTCCATGCTGAGGGCGCTCGAAGCCTTCGCCGATGCAGGCGAGACCGCGACGCAATGCATGAAGGTCATCCAGCGCTTCGATCCGCCGAGCGCGGCCGCCAACATTGCACGGGGCTGCGCCACCATGCTGACCCGCTAGACAGGCAGGTGTCGTACCGCAGTTGAGCGTTTGCGCCGCTGCAACGCGCCGTTGGGCGCGTGGCGGGGTGGACGCCGAAGGGGGATCTTGTATGAGGCTTCTGATCGTAGGGCTTAACTATGCCCCCGAGCTGACGGGAACCGGCAAATATACCGCCGAGATGGCGGAGGCGCTGGTCGCCCAGGGGCATGAGGTGCGCGTGATTTGCGGCCAACCCTATTATCCGCAGTGGCAGGTCGCGGACGGCTATCGCGCGTGGCGCTATCGCTCCGAACAGAGGCTCGGCGTGCGGGTGCTGCGTGTGCCGTTATGGGTGCCGCGCGTTCCCACGGGCGTGAAGCGCCTGCTGCACCTGGCGAGCTTTGCGCTCGCCGCCTTGCCGGTTCTGGCCGCGCAACTGCGGTGGCGTCCGCACGTGGTGATGAGCATTGCGCCGAGCCTGATGAGTGCGCCGGGTGCGTTGTTGCTGGCGCGCGCGAGCGGCGCCAAAACATGGCTGCATATTCAGGACTACGAGGTTGACGCCGCGTTCGAACTGGGCGTGATTCATGGTACTCGAGCACGACGCTTCGCACTCGCGATCGAACGCACGCTGCTGGCCCGTTTCGACGTCGTCTCGAGTCTCTCCGAAAAGATGGTGGAGCGGGCCGTCCTGAAGGGCGTGGATCCGCTCAAGACGTGCGGTCTTATCAACTGGGTCGATACGCGCGTGATCGCGCCGCTGCCGCATGTGAGTTCGTACCGGCAATTGCTTGGGCTCGATCTGCCGGTTCGGCAAACCGTCGTGCTGTATGCGGGGAATATGGGCGCGAAGCAGGGCCTCGACATTCTCGCCGAGGCGGCGCAGGCGCTCGCGCGGCGTCACGATATCCATTTTGTGTTTTGCGGCAATGGGCCTGCGCAGGCGCAACTCGAACAGCGTTGTGCGGGTGCGCCCAACTGTCACTTCATGCCGCTGCAACCGGCGCAGCGTCTGAACGAACTGCTGAATCTCGCCGACATCCACGTGTTGCCGCAGCGCGGCGGCGCGGCGGATCTGGTGATGCCGTCCAAGCTCGGCGGCATGCTCGCGAGCGGCCGCGCGATCGTGGCGATGGCCTGCCCCGGCACGGAACTGTTCGACGTGGTCGCGCCGCGCGGCGTGGTGGTGCCGCCGGAGGACGTGACGGCGCTGGTTGCCGCGATCGAGGCGCTGGCCGCCGATCCCGCACGACGGATCGCACTCGGTCTCGCGGCACGCGACTATGCCGAGCGCACCTTGTCGAGCGCGCGGGTGTTGGGCGGCTTGAATGCGCGGCTGCGCGCGCTCGCCGGGCAGGACGAGGTGACGGTGGGCAGCGTGGATCTGTCTAACTCCACCGCCGTGGATGGCGTGCCGGGCGGCATCGCCGGCAGCCTCACAGCGGGCCTGGCGAGCGGTTTGACAGGCGCGGTATCGGGCGGCGTATCGGCCAATGCGTCAGGCGATGCCGCGGAAGAGCAAGTGGGTGCGGGACGGCTTGAGCCAACCCAGGTCGAGTGAATCGAGCGGGCCTTGTATAGCCCGCGTCAGCAGAGCGCGCGATCTAGTAGGGCAGCTTGTAGACCGGGCGTGTCCCGGCGCCAAGGCCATAAGGTTGCGGCCCGGCGCCGCCCAGCGCGTAGGGATCGCCGGGCGCGGCCTTCGCCTTGCGCGCAGCCGGCGCGGCAATCCCGCCGCCGGCCTGCGGCATGCCGGGCGCCGCGAGCATGTGCTCTTCCGGCGTGGCGGCCTGGCCTCCCGGCATGCCGGGCGTCGTGCCCGGCTGCACGACGCCGGCCGTCTGCGACTGGTAGATATCGTCATACGCTTGCGGGCCGCCCCTCAGTTGCGCTTCGTTCGCATCGTAGGGCGTCACGGCGGCGGCGCCATCGGCGCGTGCGGCCTGGGTCGGAAAAAGCGCGCACGTCAGTGCAAAGGATGCGGTGAGTGCAGTGCGTCGAACGATGTCGATCATGTCGGTTCCTTCGCTCGTTGCCATGCCTGTTATGGGGCGCGATATCGCTATGGTAGTGGCTATCGCGACACGCTTTGAACGCGATGCTAGTGCAAAGACGACAAAGCCCGTGCAGATGGAGCCAATCGCCTGGAGCGGAAATCCAACTCGCAGCGGCATGTGCAAAATTTCCTACTTATCACCGTTCCTTACGCGACGCGGCGGTCTGCCCGCGCGACGCACCGGTGACCAACGTGCCCTCCGTATGCGGGTGAGCGACGGCATTCCACTGAAGCGGGGTATGCGGATGAAGCGTGACGAGCTCGACGGCCCGCTGGAGTGGGACCCGGACAGCGTTGGGACGCCGTTGGCCCCGCCACG
Coding sequences:
- a CDS encoding GDP-L-fucose synthase family protein; amino-acid sequence: MDKSARIFVAGHRGMVGSALVRRLRTDGYSAILTRTHAELDLLDQAAVRRFFAAEAVDVVLLAAARVGGILANSTQPADFIYQNLAIETNVIHAAYQAGVTQLVFFGSSCIYPKACAQPIEEAYLLSSALESTNEPYAIAKIAGLKLCEAYNRQYGTKYIALMPTNLYGPNDNYDLHNSHVLPALIRKAHEAKLRGDATLTVWGTGTPRREFLHVDDLAAATAFVLEQGVPDGLLNVGVGEDLSIRELAQRVAQAVGFHGEIVFDTSKPDGTPRKLLDVSRLARLGWRARIGLMEGIEATYLDFVERFGASMLSEGTV
- the gmd gene encoding GDP-mannose 4,6-dehydratase, producing the protein MNRKVALITGITGQDGSYLADLLLSKGYDVHGIKRRTSLFNTDRIDHLCCDPHVADRHFFLHHGDLTDSSSIVRIIQRVQPDEIYNLAAQSHVAVSFEEPEYTANADGLGTLRILEAMRILGLEKKTRFYQASTSELYGLVQEVPQKETTPFYPRSPYAVAKLYAYWITVNYREAYGMYACNGILFNHESPVRGETFVTRKITRAIARIAVGLQDDMYLGNLSALRDWGHARDYVEMQWMMLQQDTPEDFVIATGQQYSVREFIQAAAGELGVTVRFEGEGVDEVGVVDKVEGKETRLSPGDVIVRVDPRYFRPTEVQTLLGDPSKAHARLGWRPSTSFQTLVKEMVRSDFQIARRDALVTLAGFKALEHHE
- a CDS encoding glycosyltransferase WbuB; this encodes MRLLIVGLNYAPELTGTGKYTAEMAEALVAQGHEVRVICGQPYYPQWQVADGYRAWRYRSEQRLGVRVLRVPLWVPRVPTGVKRLLHLASFALAALPVLAAQLRWRPHVVMSIAPSLMSAPGALLLARASGAKTWLHIQDYEVDAAFELGVIHGTRARRFALAIERTLLARFDVVSSLSEKMVERAVLKGVDPLKTCGLINWVDTRVIAPLPHVSSYRQLLGLDLPVRQTVVLYAGNMGAKQGLDILAEAAQALARRHDIHFVFCGNGPAQAQLEQRCAGAPNCHFMPLQPAQRLNELLNLADIHVLPQRGGAADLVMPSKLGGMLASGRAIVAMACPGTELFDVVAPRGVVVPPEDVTALVAAIEALAADPARRIALGLAARDYAERTLSSARVLGGLNARLRALAGQDEVTVGSVDLSNSTAVDGVPGGIAGSLTAGLASGLTGAVSGGVSANASGDAAEEQVGAGRLEPTQVE
- a CDS encoding glycosyltransferase family 4 protein; protein product: MANSVTIFHNVVWSRHKGVVFSALYSISAASSIKYSIVQISDTETFRIGFSDVDYSYHRYPMRKLFDGCYEDVPHWRMMWRLTLEVLKTRADLVVLPGYHRPEYWAMLLACIVTGKRRAVFCDSTGRDRPRRMLTSVPKRVFFSLCDGYFGFGERSREYLMSLGAKRERIFVPCQAAALPWSFVPERAVADRVAARAGERPVFLFVGRLSQEKGIDALLEAFADVKQQIPAAKLRIVGTGPLADPLQQKVTEARLRDGVCFLGSLQDEALSREYFAAACLVLPSLSEPWGLVVNEALNHGCPAVVSDNCGCVPELVIDGVTGYAFRSGDVASLRRSMLRALEAFADAGETATQCMKVIQRFDPPSAAANIARGCATMLTR